The sequence cataagtctccTGCACTGCCAGACAGGGCTGTGTTGTGTAGCAAAGCTATGTAAATCAGTACTGGATGAACATAAATAGAAGTCCTTTGTCAGGTAAAGCAGCTCACCTATATGTATGAGGTttcttgttaggcctcgtacacacgaccgaggaactcgtcggaaaagccacattgttttcctcgacaagttccttgttaggctagtcgaggaactcgacaagcttgctttgtgtacacatggtcaagacaaaatctcctcgttctcaaacgcagtgacgtacaacacgtacaatggcaggggaagttcgattctactggcacaaccctgggggctgcttttgctaatctcatgtgtttgcgtgttaagtaaaagtttggtaagagacgatttgcacttttcagtctgttacagcgtgaaaaatgtgttgttatctccattacaaatgctacttttactcccgtctcacactttattctgagcatgcgcaggttttttagcatacacacgctcaagtttctcatcgaaaaccagcccgacgaggaactcggcgaggaaattgagactcccgtcgaggaaaaagagaacttgttcctcgacagtttcctctatgaaaaaagtacacacgaccgttttcctcggcaaaaaagctctcccaccaagtttcttgatggattctgttgagtttctcggtcgtgtgtatgaggcctcaaggtttccacactttttttttactttattaaatattttGGAGGCCATTCGCTTTAATCTGTTTCTTTAGCGTTTATCTGGAGTTTCATCTTGGGCCTCCTGCACACAGGGCGTTAAAAACGCAGCTCTTGGGGgcgttttacttatatttttctgCCTCTTAACGCCCCTCTATATTGGCCTATGTGTCCTACTCATccatcatcagtgcctgacctcacaaatgtgcttctggaagaatggtcaaacgttcccatagacatactcctaaaccttgtggacagccttcccaaaagagttgaatctgttatagctgcaaagggtgggccaactcaatattgaaccctacggactaagactgggatggggAGGGGAAGCCTGTATTAGGCCTAATGGTGATGTGCCACTTTATTATTTTTGAAAGTTTCATTCATAATACCAAAAACAACACAAGCTGGCTTGCAAAAAGTTTATTTGTATTTGATTCTAACATTAATATTAATTACTGAAAGCTGATATATGATGAGGACCCCTTGTTAACAACTCTCACCACCAAAACTCTTCAGTTTACCTGTCATGCTTCAACATCTACTGTTGATCACACATAGGGGctgctttactaaaactggagagtgcaaaatcgagTGCAGCTCCGCAAAGAAACCAATCGgatttcaggttttattgtcaaagcttaattgaacaagctgaacttagaagctgattggctattatGCACAGCtacacaagattttgcactctccagttctagtaaatccCCCATATATCTGAACCCACAACTTTTAGAACACAAGTTTTCTAGCTAAGACACCTACTTGGGTGTCTTAGGGAGGAATTTTTCTGCTTATTTTGGAAATGTCCCTTTACTTTCTATCCTGCGCACACTACtaaattataaaaaggaaaaaaacctgCTGGGGTTTGAATCgaaaatgcaaaataaaatgttttggctttcGCTTAAACTGTGTGAAAGTATATATTACTGTCAATTTAAACAACTGTCATATTTTCTCAGATTTATAGGGATGGCAGACCCGATGATGATGGCCGCTATGCACAACGGACATCCCAACTACAGGATGAACATGAACGGTATGCAAACTCAAGTTCCTCCTCATGCAATACGAAACACAATTGCAGCACCAATGATGCAGTATGTAGGTACCAATCCTGATGGAAATATGAGGACAAGAATGAATATGCACCAGCATACGTCGGCAGCAATGTACCCTGGACAAGCCCAGCCCTATATGGCAACACAGCAACTTATGGCCACTATGCAACTTCAGAAACTCAACAATCCGTACCAGGGATATCCAAGTATGGGGAACCCTGGACTTTTACAAAGTCAGCTCACCTACAGAATGGCACCTAGTCACCACCACCAGCACATGCCCATCCTAAATGTGACAGACGCAGACCTCATTGATGAAGATACATTGACATCATTGGCTCTGGAATTGGGTCTGGACAGAATTGAAGAGCTGCCTGAGCTCTACCTGGGACACAATGAGATGGACTTTATTTTGGACTTTGTTGGCAAGCAGCAGGTCAGCACAGTAACATGCTGATGGGACGCTTCTTGAGCAAAGTTCAGATTCATTTGCACTGCATATGGCTTGTATAAAATCTGGATTCAAACCCTTCCCCTGTCCTGTTCTGTCGTATTGGAATTACAAAAACAATCTCTTATAACCTATGTTCTGACTGAGAACAGTGGGTTTACTAACCGGCATGGGACAATATTGACTATTTTCAGTGGGAATTTGCACTGCACTTAGTGATAACAAGCATTGGTTAATGTTTCAGAAGGGCGAGTGCTTGTACGCATTAGTGTTCCAGTTATCACAGTAAACATTCCCAGAACAGTAAAAGAATACAGCTAGTGTCAGGCCTTTTCTGAATAACATACCGTATGTCCTATTGTAAAACTTGGAAATAATGATTGTATGCTATGGATTTGTATTTGCATGTAGTCACAGGTGTATTTTGCAGATCAGAGACTTATTTGGTGTGATGATGTAATCACATTTAATGCAATGTCACTGGACTTCAAAGGCACCCTTAGAACTTAAAAAGGTGAGTGGTCGATGGGGACATTCATTTTTATCAAGCTACAAATGTGGTTTAAAGCTTTGTTTCTTCTTGCACTAAACTTACTATCGAGAGCAGAAACTGTAGATTACTTTATTTTTGCAGGGgatgaaaaaaatcctttaatatAATTTAAAGATTTTTCTATGATGCTCCTCGCAATCTAGAAGGGCTGGTCCTCTCCTTTTTTGGAAACAATGCTTAGGGAATTCTAATTGTTTGTCATTTGCTGCCTGATTCAGTAATAAAAAAATCAACTTGTCTACATGgttcctttcttcttccttttttttttttttttgcattacaagaAAATTGATGCACAGAGAACACACTAACTCATCTTGACAATCATTATCAAAATACACACTTTGACCACATTTCAGATTTTACAatggtaagatttttgcaaatcaCAAACTGGCAGGATgtaattggaaaaaaatccaaaaatatcaaaataaaattaataggtatttttttgttttactggcACAATGCACACTTATCTAAAAAGGTACACAAACCTAGATTTGATTCTCCCACATTCCAACTGATTATGGTTGAATTGGGATAGGCTATGACCTCTTGCAGCCACCATGGCTGACCATTTATGAGGGAAGAATAAACTTTTGGGTCGTCTTCTGGTCCTGCCTCAAGCTCGACCATTACTGGAAAGAGGTTCGGCGGATTGTCCAAGAATTCACGGACCACGCAGTCCCAGAAGACTCAGCCTTTTTTCTCTGTCATGTCTCAAATATTCCAGCTTTAATCCACCATCTTCTCAATGCCACCAAATCATGCATTCTTCTTACTTGGAAATGTCTGCAGCCACTGACCATAGGCCTCTAGCTTCACAGGGTAGAAGAACAAAACCAGACGGAGGATCTAGTGCTTACTGTGCGGCATAATTGTGAGAGGTATTTCAAAACCTGAAAATTGTTTGTCTACTCTGAAGTGGGGAAAGACCTCTTTGATGTACATCCTGCTGATTGAAGAGTGCCTACTGGTGCTCCCCATTTGGACATACCAAGACGTCCAATTTTGTTCCCACCACACTCTCCCtgtttttccttctatttctcttctctctctactTTCCCCCAACTCTATcttattcatatattattatttttccccctGACTTAGTCTACACTGTCTGGTGCCTAGGGCCTGACTCCTTTTGGTCTATGGAAAGGCAGCCATTATCGGCTCTCCCCTGGTTGCTATTTCATGGATAGCCTGCTAAGCCTACACAAACTATGAATCTGCTGTTATCTCCTTGTATCACAATTGTACTTATCTTATGCTAACAATTGTATTTTGCACAACGGTGTGTGCACTACCatttactgttgttttttttgtcatgGAAACtgcctttttgttaattttttttatttttaattctttatttataggTTGGAGTTTCCGTGTTGACCACTTGCATCCTaggtgccatttttaaaactgcacTAGGACTGTGACAATTTATTTACCTGCTTCCTGGCCGTTTAACTTGCATATACATCGGCAAGTACGTGATCttgcacttccgggtctggggcaCACATGCGTGCTGCTGTTGACCCACTCTCGCTGTGATTATACAGAGTGGGAGCTGATCTATGGGTACCACAAacttgatgtccgccggcacTCACCGATCACCTTTCTGGCTCTCTGCCTATGTAAGCAAGGCAGATTGACATTCTGTCACTAGGGAAGGCATTGAtattgtgttcctgcaaagcaagaACATGAATCAAtgtcttcccccagtcaaagcacgcacccgccccccccccccccaccgtgagTAAgaacaggctaggcacacagttaatccTTTGATAGCCCCTGATGttaaaccccttcccagccagtgtcattagtacagtgacagtggatattttttagcactgattactgtattagtgtcactggtccacaaaaagtgtcaaaagtgtcagtttatGTCCGATTTGTCTgaaatatcacagtcccactataagttgctgttTGCTGACATTACTAGTATAAATACATATTCAATAAAtacatcccatagtttgtagatgctataacttttgcaaaaaaacaatcaatatacacttataatttttttttattatttttttaccaaaaatatgtagaaaaatacagattggcctaaattgatgataaGGGGGGTAAAacttctgaagtggttaaaaaaaaaaaaaacatcatcaggACTCAGCGGCCCTGGTGTATCCCAAGACTTTTAGTAGAACAGCTGGTGCTCACTCAGATGTCTTGTGTCCATCACTAAGCTCACAAGATGAAACGATCAGCTCCTGGGCTTCCAATCCTGCTACACAGCACTCCTTGTAGCAAATCACTGCAAATGCAATGTTTCTGCAGTCCTGTCAGTATGGAGGCTTGGGCACTCTAAAGTAGAATACAAATATTAACTTCAAACCATACCATTCTACTTATCTTATTTGAAAAATCACGCTTTTTACATTTATAGTTTGAAGTAAATATCTGaggatgtaaaaattatatttacattGAGTTGGAAAAATTAcaggaaaacacattttttttaaaaaaaatttcactgTTTCTTTCAAATTAacctagtaaataaaataaaaaaatatgtatccaAATCTGCTACCAAATTAAAGCACTATATGacctgataaaataaaaataaaaaaatgaatacaacatTGCTAAAGGGTACAAGGTACTTTGTGACTTAAGGGGATTGAGTAGGAAAAAGGCTCAgggactcaagtggttaaagggatattaaagatatttttaaatgtaaaaaaaataataaactgatACATTTTGCTGAAGAGTCTGTGCGGTGAaaaacacacgatcggaaattccgacaacaaaaccgtggatttttttccgacggaatgttggcttgaacttgtgttgcatacacacggtcacacaaatgttttctgaaattccgaacttcaataacgcggtgacgtacaacactacgacaagctgagaaaaattaagttcaatgattccgagcatgcgtaggattttttgtgcgtcagaattgcagacagacgatcggaatttccgacaagaacgtttgccatcggaaaatttgagaaccagctctcaaatttttgttgtcggaaattccgacagaaaatgtccgatggagcatacacatggtcagaatttccgaccaaaagctcacatcgaacatttgttgtcggaatttccgatggtgtgtacgtggcattactggcTAAATTACCAGATGActctagaagaaagaaagcctaagggccctttcacactgggcggatcagtaatgatccgcctctgttTGTCAgtaagctcagcagggatcgctccgtatatccctgctgagccggcggctgacagggcggtccccgcacactgcagggacggccctgtcttttctccgctctcccctatggagggattggatgaacacggaccgtgtgtccgtgttcatccgatccgcagacggaagaaaaaataggacattcttccgtctgcaaaatcggatctttgcagaggcgggtgattacgggtgtcagcggatgtttatccgctgacacccgcaatcacatagggaccaatgtatgtcccttttttatccgcAAACGGAAGGgttgaaagggccctaaaaaaaggaaaataatacaGCCATcaaatctaagaattggtaagctaacAATAgaatacatgtttgcttttgggtttaggcctggttcacacctatgcattttttagtacattttcagttttgcagaaacacactacagtccattggtttcctatgggtcacgttcacatctatgcttgtTATGGTTTtcggttccatagacttcaatggatcaaaaatgtgtattgaaaaagcAAAATGCgcctggaatatgcaaattacaaccagcatagatgtgaaccaggccttaaaggagttgttaaggaaaacatttttttgcctaaaatgaatgtctgcaaggtagagagacagaatagtgtaatgattctgttaaaaaacgagtaaatacctattaaattccttcatctatattacctccggtgttctagtttctgttctctcattcacttcctggtttgcgacgCTCATTcacgtaagaactacatttcccagtatgcattgcggcacgcccagtaaatcacacctccttgaagtctctaacacgtagagagcgtcctgccacacagatgtagttcccaggagggggtgagcacgttactgaccaccgcagtaaaccctcccgtcacggtggtgagtaacaatcagacaagcaggaagtgaacagagaagaaatagagcaacttcagagcaaaaacgaacaatgaggaagtgaaaagaggaatgtctgcaggtaaaggatgcttattatgaaaaaaaaaattttcctttacaacccctttaatactgctttaattctTCATTCCATATTGTTGCCACACCCTTCACTGTCCATTGAACAATATTTAAacaatattttaaaacaattttgagTGTTGCTTAGGCTTAGTTGTGGTCTAAGGTAGAACATTCTGATTGCCCTTGAACTTCTGTTTTCTCTGCTTGGCGAAAGAACTAACCAAAAAAAACTACGCTCCCCGAACAAGGGCTCGTTTAGACGTGCAGCGAGTTGCATTTTGAAGACACAGGTCTTTGTTCTGAGCTGCCTTTTCATTGTAACTTGTTTCCGGCATGAATGACAAgctccattcatctctatggaTAAGTGGAGGTATCAGTCAAAACATAGGTAAGCAGAAGCTCAGACATTGGTGGTGAAAAAATGCATCCCCAGGCAAGAAAACTAATGAGTGCTGGGTTTCAACATAGACAAGGAAAATACAAAAAGTCTGTCAAATAAGGCTTGATAAATGTCAAATGtaatcaaaaaatgtaataaaatacacAAATAGTGATGTGATGGTAGTTCCAATGAGGTTTGTACATTTAGTTGTGTTCACGCACATCTTTACCTTTTATAATAATAGAACCTCGAATACCCTGAGGATTTCAAGAGTCTAAAGGCAACGATAATAGTTACAAGATAAACAGGCATGACAGACGTTTGCTTTGTCATATTACATATCAGCATATCGCCTCTTCATCACCTGTCAAACAccgtctgaaaagtgatccaccccTGGTAACTCTTCAGAGATCAACACTTGTATAAACAAGCCCTACTTCTAATATTCCCTGTCCTTACTTTTGGCTGGCACAAGCTTTGATCTACATCACAAAAGCTTACAAAATGCTTTATAAAGCTTTAAAGGCATTGTGCCAGTAGGGATCAGTGGTATGTAGAGCACTATGAGCTTTGAGAAGTCTTAAACTTGAACTATGGGCAAAGCCAACACTGGCATATATGCCGAGTCTGTCACTAGCATTAACACAatagtttttgtttttcagaatcCCACTAACAAATTATGACGGTTCTAGGAGATTCAGTTCCCTAGAACATCACAgccctctctctccttttctgggAGTGTCTAATTACTGACTGTGCTGACCTAGCTCCTTCGCCCCCGCCCTTCAACTCCCTACATAACTTTATGTAGAAGCCTGGAGCAGAATGAAGGGGAATTCATGATCTGGTAACCGTTGCCAACCTAagtagggagctgcggtggctcaatgcgattggcactgcgctgacaagccattcacctctgcagctaggggttcggaccccggtctcggctacatgtgaattgagtttggtggtctcagcccggctcccggtgggtgtgctatgcgaggtaaggcTGCGCTTAGTacaccctcccacaaaaaccaccacacttacacgcactggaaattgggttaacatgcacgcactttgaccacgcggtctctaaaaaaagagaggcgaaggactaacagggctggttgagtgggcaaatcctctcactcccttatagggagtccctctgccccgttgggcttcaaagcggagcaggtagggcgggctgtgtgggaggaccccctcacacacccaccattgccacccgggggaatggagaaaggtggcagattgcctctgggggaggcctgcctactcccaactcctgcagtccggctcctctctcgagtacacgcacaaaatacactttaaaaaaaattttttttactggcacagccaagtttttactggcatttccaaaagttacaaaattatggttttaaccacttccggaccgccgcatgtacatttacgttggcagaatggcacggacaggcacattggcgtacctgtacgtccctgcctagacgtgggtcgggggtccgatcgggaccccccccccccccccggtacatgcggcggttcccgtggctgtccgagcgatccgggatgagggggcggctgtttgtttttgtccgccccctccggatcgctctcagccaatccgcgcgctcccccgtgtgtcacttcctctgcctgtgtaaacacaggaagagggaagtgatgtgatctctcctctcggcggtattttcaaccgccgctgaggagagatcacatcacacagtgagtctgcacaacactacactgacaccagtacacgcaggcacattaaccccttgcgatcaccccccccacctccctgtcacagtgtcactgaatgcagtgatcatatatgtactgatcactgcatttagtgtcagtgtgacaggcagttagtgttaggttcagggtagcccccgtaccccccctaataaagttttaaccccttgatcacggccctagttaaccctttcactccctattgccagtgtcactaagcgatcatttttctgatcgctgtattagtgtcgctgtgcccgctaggtagctattttttttttattgcgatttttttttactaaagacatgtggctgaatacattttggcctaaatgtttgactaaaattttgtttatttgatttttcttataacaaaatgtaaaaaatattgttttttttttcaaaaatgtcgctctatttttgtatatagcgcaaaaaataaaaatcgcagaggcgatcaaataccatcaaaagaaagctctatttgtgggaagaaaaggacacgaattttgtttgggagccacgtcgcacgaccgcgaaattgtctgttaaagcgacacagtgccgaattgtaaaaaccccgtgggtcatttagcagcatattggtccggtccttaagtggttaagtggacaTATTAGTAttcaggctacaaacaagtacaatatgcaattaacaATGTGATTTGAGGTAGATATtcttaaggcaaaaaaaaaaacgtattttatttTCGATAGTAAATACGATAGATTTACTAGTACAGTAagtagtaagtagctcagggacaagaAATTAAAATGAGCAGGCACACACATACGTGAaattgacactgacagcagtgtgcagcatcaCATATGACGATGACACCTCACCGACCAAACacatcccctcctgagtcacagtgacaatcTCTCTCCACGCCAGGTCGCCCCTTCAGTCCACACCATTCCAAACAGAACTGACAGACCCGCTTCCAGCTTGCCTTGCTCACacaaaaaatactgacggttggcaacactgtctgATGAAAGTGTTTCTTTAAATATGGAGGCCTTTAGCATGCAAAGCTTGCTATGTAAAagtgttttatttctttcattAGGCACTAGTGTGTTATGAGAAGCCTGTATTTTCTTGGGCACCACTTTGACTCCGACTTTAATGGGAAGTATACAAAGTGCCAAGTATACCTCTATACAACAAAGTAGTGCTTTTTAGGTGTATGGTTTGCTGTTGATAATATACTTGAGGAATTTAGCTACAGAAGATGTCCCAGGGCTAATGTACTAGTCATTAC comes from Rana temporaria chromosome 2, aRanTem1.1, whole genome shotgun sequence and encodes:
- the LOC120926934 gene encoding cbp/p300-interacting transactivator 3-like; this encodes MADPMMMAAMHNGHPNYRMNMNGMQTQVPPHAIRNTIAAPMMQYVGTNPDGNMRTRMNMHQHTSAAMYPGQAQPYMATQQLMATMQLQKLNNPYQGYPSMGNPGLLQSQLTYRMAPSHHHQHMPILNVTDADLIDEDTLTSLALELGLDRIEELPELYLGHNEMDFILDFVGKQQVSTVTC